Proteins found in one Arachis stenosperma cultivar V10309 chromosome 8, arast.V10309.gnm1.PFL2, whole genome shotgun sequence genomic segment:
- the LOC130944375 gene encoding autophagy-related protein 18f, whose protein sequence is MGMRSDSQKQQVLHQGVGGGGGAAVGRTNGFIPSSFRAISSYLRIVSSGASTVARSAASVASSIVDRDDDADHDQVIWAGFDKLESKGGILQQVLLLGYRSGFQVWHVDESNNVRDVVSRHDGPVSFMQMVPNPIASKRSEDKFANSRPLLVVCTDGFFASGTNVQDGSNAPYNGGTSNSHDQMNGNYLPTTVQFYSMKSHAYVHVLKFRSVVYSVRCSSRVIAVAQSTQIHCFDATSLEREYTLLTNPIVMSCPGSGSIGYGPLAVGPRWLAYSGSPVVVSASGHVSPQQLTHSSSLPGYSSNGSLIAHYARESSKQLASGIVTLGDIGYKKLSRYYSDNNGSLQSVNSGPKGNGIINGHSTDADNIGMVIVRDIVTKNVITQFRAHKSPISALCFDPSGTILVTASVQGHNINVFKIVPRHENSSVSDAGLSYVHLYRLQRGFTNAVIQDISFSNDSKWIMISSSRGTSHLFAINPQGGYVDIQSYDDNPMPKNNGMGVMTNQAMRRSHSSVVPQQQSLIASGPPITLSVVSRIRNGANGWRGAVSGAAAAAAGRKSLLSGAIASSFRNALYVDGNHSKAKNHLLVFSPTGSMIQYALRTINGQDSTIVSGITPAYESIPQTEARLVVEAIHKWNICQRHSRREDNVDIYGESGISDSNKIYPEEVKADNLVSPKVKNGVKKMNLSLEEQHHLYISEAELQMHPAQRPLWANPEIYFHSISKESAIMNEAASSGGEFEIEKLPSRMIESRSKDLIPIFDYIQTPRVQQTRTTATDNKTNEQLSRQTSSLSNNGRISPGAVLGSPEYVTDSVGDVAEFKSESEGTEWDAHFALPEMGGFVNSNDTVKPNTQHEIVNNIKEHLNMEAQLMYVNSNTRPLNEESF, encoded by the exons CGTGCTATCTCTAGCTACCTAAGGATTGTTTCCTCTGGAGCTTCAACTGTCGCCCGCTCGGCTGCATCGGTTGCTTCATCAATTGTTGATAGGGATGATGATGCTGACCATGATCAG GTAATCTGGGCGGGATTTGACAAGTTGGAGAGCAAGGGTGGAATCTTGCAGCAGGTACTTCTTCTAGGCTATCGTTCTGGCTTCCAGGTTTGGCATGTTGATGAATCAAACAATGTACGTGACGTGGTTTCCAGACATGATGGTCCTGTTTCTTTTATGCAAATGGTTCCAAATCCAATTGCATCAAAGAGATCAGAAGACAAGTTTGCAAATAGCCGCCCACTGCTGGTAGTTTGTACCGATGGATTCTTTGCCAGTGGTACCAATGTTCAGGATGGGTCAAATGCCCCTTACAATGGGGGCACTTCGAACTCACATGACCAAATGAATGGCAACTATCTGCCAACCACTGTTCAGTTTTATTCTATGAAATCCCATGCTTATGTCCATGTACTGAAATTTAGATCAGTTGTCTATTCGGTGAGGTGCAGTTCTCGAGTAATTGCTGTAGCTCAATCCACTCAG ATACACTGTTTTGATGCTACATCTTTAGAAAGGGAATATACGTTACTTACCAATCCTATAGTCATGAGCTGTCCCGGTTCTGGTAGCATAGGCTACGGACCACTTGCAGTGGGTCCAAGATGGCTAGCATATAGTGGAAGCCCGGTTGTAGTCTCTGCCTCTGGGCATGTCAGCCCACAACAGCTGACACATTCTTCAAGCCTTCCTGGTTATTCTTCAAACGGGAGCTTAATTGCGCACTATGCCAGAGAGTCCAGCAAGCAGCTTGCTTCAGGAATTGTGACCCTTGGAGATATTGGGTACAAGAAACTTTCCAGATACTACTCTGATAACAATGGTTCATTACAATCTGTAAATTCTGGCCCAAAGGGCAATGGAATCATTAATGGCCATTCAACAGATGCCGATAACATTGGAATG GTCATTGTTAGAgatattgttacaaaaaacgTCATCACCCAATTCCGGGCCCACAAGAGTCCCATTTCTGCTCTATGTTTTGATCCTAGTGGCACCATATTAGTGACTGCTTCAGTCCAGGGGCATAATATCAATGTTTTTAAGATAGTTCCCAGACATGAAAATTCATCAGTATCTGACGCTGGTCTTTCCTATGTTCATCTATACAGGCTACAACGTGGCTTCACAAATGCG GTTATACAAGACATCAGTTTTAGCAATGATAGCAAGTGGATTATGATTAGTTCCTCAAGGGGCACTAGCCATCTATTTGCCATAAATCCTCAAGGAGGATATGTAGATATTCAATCTTATGATGATAATCCTATGCCAAAAAATAATGGAATGGGAGTTATGACTAATCAAGCAATGCGCAGGTCGCATAGTTCAGTAGTGCCTCAGCAGCAGAGCCTTATCGCCTCTGGGCCTCCAATCACACTTTCTGTAGTAAGCAGAATTAGGAATGGAGCTAATGGCTGGAGAGGAGCGGTAAGTGGTGCTGCCGCAGCTGCAGCTGGGAGGAAGAGTTTGCTCTCTGGTGCTATTGCTTCATCTTTCCGTAATGCCTTATATGTTGACGGGAACCATTCCAAGGCAAAGAATCATCTTTTGGTCTTTTCACCTACTGGGTCCATGATACAATATGCTTTGCGGACAATAAATGGTCAAGATTCGACCATTGTTTCGGGAATAACCCCGGCTTATGAATCCATTCCGCAAACTGAGGCAAGATTAGTAGTGGAAGCTATCCACAAGTGGAATATATGTCAGAGACATAGTCGGAGAGAAGATAATGTTGACATATATGGCGAGAGTGGAATTTCTGATAGCAACAAAATATATCCTGAGGAAGTGAAGGCGGACAACCTCGTCAGCCCTAAAGTCAAGAATGGGGTCAAGAAAATGAATCTCTCTCTTGAGGAACAGCATCATTTGTATATTTCAGAAGCTGAATTGCAAATGCATCCTGCTCAGAGACCATTGTGGGCAAACCCAGAG ATATATTTTCATTCAATATCAAAAGAATCTGCCATAATGAATGAAGCAGCATCTTCAGGAGGCGAATTTGAGATCGAAAAGCTTCCAAGTCGCATGATTGAATCTAGGTCGAAAGACTTGATTCCAATTTTTGACTATATACAGACCCCGAGAGTGCAACAAACAAG GACTACTGCTACAGATAACAAGACTAATGAACAACTGTCACGTCAAACTTCATCACTGTCTAATAATGGCAGGATTTCACCCGGTGCTGTTTTGGGATCTCCTGAATATGTTACCGATTCTGTTGGCGATGTTGCTGAATTTAAAAGCGAGTCTGAAGGAACCGAGTGGGATGCTCATTTTGCGCTGCCTGAAATGGGGGGCTTTGTAAATAGCAATGACACTGTCAAACCAAATACTCAGCATGAGATTGTAAATAATATAAAGGAGCATCTAAACATGGAGGCCCAGCTCATGTATGTAAATAGTAACACAAGGCCTCTGAATGAAGAATCATTTTAA